In Arcanobacterium canis, the sequence GATTCTTATTGATGATCAGCCGGTGACTTTCAATGGTCCAGGAGATGCGGTAGCAGCAGGTATTGGCATGGTGCATCAGCATTTTATGCTGGTACCAGTATTTACCGTAGCTGAATCGATCGCGCTTGGATACGAGCCAACCAAGAGCGCGGGAATTATTGATCAGAAGGCCACTGCACAGAAGGTGAAGGAAGTTTCAGCGCGTTTCGGGTTTAACCTCAATCCTGATTCGTTGATCGAGGAACTCCCGGTGGGCGCTCAACAACGAGTTGAAATCGTCAAGGCACTTTCGCGCGATGCGAAGGTTCTGATTCTTGACGAGCCAACTGCTGTGCTGACACCGCAAGAGACCGATGAACTGATGGCGATTATGCGTCAGCTTGCTGACGCAGGCACTTCAATTGTGTTCATCACTCACAAGTTGCGTGAAGTTCGAGCGGTCGCCGATGACATCACGGTGATTCGCCGCGGCAAGGTCGTGGGTAAGGCTGATCCTAAGTCCTCAGAATCTGATCTGGCGACGATGATGGTTGGCCGTCCTGTGATGATGAAGGTTGACAAGAAGCCGGCAAATCTTGGGCCGGAAGCTCTGAAGTTTGAAGACGTGACGTACATTGATTCGGTTGGTACGCATGTGCTCGATCACGTTTCGTTTGGTTTGCACCGCGGCGAGGTTCTCGCTATTGCGGGTGTGCAAGGTAATGGCCAAACTGAACTCGCTGAATCCGTGCTTGGTCTGATTCATCCGGACGCTGGATCGATCACCCTTGAAGGCAAGGAATTGCACGGAAAGAATCCGCGTGAAATTCTTGAAGCCGGCGTCGGCTTCGTTCCAGAAGACCGTATGAAAGACGGCATGATTGCCTCCTTCTCAATTGCGGAAAATTTGGTTCTTGATCAGTACCGCGATGCGCCCTTCGGGTCGGGCCTTTCAATTAAGCCCAATGTCATCCTGAAGAACGCGGAAGAAAAGCGAGATGAATACGATATTCGTCTCACTGCCATTACCGATCCGATCTCGACTCTGTCAGGTGGAAACCAGCAGAAGGTTGTCGTTGCACGCGAGATGTCACGCGATCTTGACCTCCTTGTGGTGAACCAACCGACTCGTGGTGTTGATGTTGGATCAATTGAGTTCATTCACCAACGCGTCGTCGAAGTGAGAGATTCTGGCGTTCCGGTTCTTCTGATCTCGTCTGAGCTTGATGAGATTGAGGCATTGGCTGATCGTATCGCTGTGATGTATCGAGGAAAGATCATCGGTATTGTTCCTGCAGGCACTTCTCGTGATGCACTTGGCCTGATGATGGCTGGTGTTCCACAAGAGGAAGCCTTGGCACAAGTGCGAGGAGGAGAGAACTGATGTCTCGCAAAGAAATTCAGCCGGCAAAGCCCGGTTTCGGAGTGTGGCTGAAGGCCTTCCTACACACGGCTCCTCGTTCGGGCCTTCTGGTCGGACTTCTTGCAGTGTTGATTGCCTTCGTCATTGGCGCACTGCTCATCCTGCTCTCCGGTGAGAGTCCGATCGCCGCCTACCAGGCAATGTTCCGCGGAGCGATCTTCAATTACAACGCTGCAAATATTGAACGTGCGCTGTTTAAACCAGTGGGCGATACCTTGATGTACGCCACTCCACTGATCCTTGCGGGTCTTGGCCTGGGCATCGGCTTCCGTGCTGGATTGTTCAACATTGGTGGAACCGGTCAGCTTGTCTTCGGTGCGCTTGCAGCAATTTGGGTTGGCTTTAACTACCATCTTCCGCCATACCTTCACACCTTGATCTGTCTTCTGGTAGCGGCAGTTGCAGGCGGTCTTTACGCCGGAATTGCTGGTGTCCTCAAGGCAAAGACCGGTGCCAACGAAGTGATCGTCACGATTATGTTGAATTCGATTTCGGGTTTGGCTCTGTCCTACATTCTTTTGCAAAAGGCATGGCAGCGTCCGGGAACGGGTGAACCCCGCACCCCAGTTGCTGAGAGATCCGCTGCGTTCGACACTCTGATTCCAGGGGCCAATCTCCACACTGGTATTCTCGTGGCCCTCCTCGCAGTGGTCGTGTACTGGTGGCTGCTCTCGCGTTCGAAGATTGGTTTCGAAATCCGTGCAGTGGGGGCCAATGCCAATGCTGCTCGCACCGCTGGTATGTCAACGGGTCGCACAATCATCATTACGATGGTTCTCTCTGGCGTATTCGTTGGATTGGCAGGAGCGAATGAAGCACTCGGAACTCTGGGCTATGTCGATCAAAATATCGCTGGAACCGTTGGTTTTGATGCCATCACTGTGGCCCTCCTCGGACAGTCAACTCCGCTGGGTGTCCTCTTCTCCGGAATTCTTTTTGGAGCGTTCAAGGCTGGTGGATACACGATGCAGGCTTCGGCCCATGTTCCGATCGACATGATTCTGATCCTCCAGTCGGCCATTGTTTTGCTGATCGCCGCTCCTGCACTTGTTCGTTTCTTGTTCCGCTTGCCTAAGCCCGACAAGATGTCGATGCGCGAGTACGTGCGTATTGCAACGACTGGTGGCACCGCTACCTTTGTCGATGAAAAGGGCAAGGTCGAAGTAGTGGCAAACGTGGAGGACCCGGGTGAGGTTGCCGACGCGATCGGAGGATCCACCGAGATCGATGAATCATCCGCTGATTCGAAGGAGAACGCACGATGAGCGCTGTAACGACTCATTCTCAGGAAAACACTGAGGTTTTGAAGAAAGCATCGTGGAAGCTTCCCATCACATTTGGCCTGGCAACACTTTTGCTCATTGCCATGGCAGTCAATGCTTCCGGCGTGTCGCGTGTTCGTCTCGCTGGACCGGGACAGTCTTACAAGATCGCTGATTGGCACGTGAATGCTCCACTCTACTTGTGGGTATTTGTCGTTATTGCTCTTGCTGCCACGGCATACGCTGTGTGGGCGAACATTCGCCACAATGCAACGGGCTTTGAGCCCTCAGGGCGTGCCACAGCGCTCTCATCAATCGCAGTGGGCTTTGTAACGGTTTTCGGCTTCCTGCTTTTCGCAGCTGCAGGCTCTAGCGGAGCTATCACGTTAACGTCGGCTTTGGTCTCGACCGTTGCGATCTCGACTCCGCTGATCTTTGGATCCCTTTCGGGAGTCCTCTCTGAGCACGCCGGTGTCGTCAACATTGCTATTGAAGGCGACCTTTTGATCGGAGCTTTCACTGGAATCCTTGTTGCGTCGTATTTCCATAGCGCATGGCTTGGTTTGATTGCTGCACCGCTTGCGGGCGCTTTCCTTGGTTGCTTGCTGGCATTGATCTCGGTGAAGTATGGCGTTGATCAGATTATTACCGGTGTTGTGTTGAACGTGCTCGCACTTGGTTTGACCTCGTTCTTCGCTGGATCGCTGATGTCTGGCGAAAACCAGGCCATCTTCAACACAAACAAGTACACCCTGCACCCGATTAAGATTCCTGGCCTTGCTGAGATTCCAGTGCTCGGTCCTGCCTTGTTCAACCAGACGATCATTGTCTACGTCATGTACGTGGTCGTGATTGTTCTGACGATCATGCTCTACCGCTCTCGCTGGGGCCTGCGTCTTCGAGCGGTCGGTGAGCATCCGAAGGCTGCTGACACCGTGGGTATCAAGGTAAACCGTACGCGTGCGCGCAACGCTATCCTTGCTTCGGGCATTGCTGGATTTGGCGGCGCGTTCTTCACCCTCGGCTCAGGCCTGGCATTCACTGAGAATATCTCAGCTGGTAATGGCTACATTGCTCTGGCAGCAATGATCCTGGGCAAGTGGCACCCCCTTGGTGCGCTCGCTGCGTCGCTCATGTTCGGCTTCGCAACGTCGGTGGCACAAATGATGCCGAACCTCAACAATGCGATTCCGTCAAGCTTGCTGAACATGATCCCTTACGCGATCACGATTATTGCAGTGGCTGGCTTTGTGGGTAAGTCCCGTCCGCCGGCGGCGGAGAACATTCCGTATCTCAAGTGAGTAAGTGTGTGGGTGGGGAAACCCACCCACACACTTTTTCGGAGGCAAAATGATGGAAGTCAACTGGGAAAAATTGAGAGAGCTCGCTGTAGCTGCATCGAAGCGTGCCTACGCCCCGTATTCGGGCTATCCCGTCGGGGTTGCCGGAGTGACAACAGATGGGCGCTACTATTCGGGATGCAACGTCGAAAATGCTTCAACCGGTCTCGGTCTGTGTGCTGAGTGTGGCATGGTGTCGGCCCTGACTCTCGATGGCGGCGGACAATTAGCCGCAGTTTTATGTGTCAATGGAAATGAAGACGTCATCGGCCCTTGTGGACGTTGCCGTCAACTCATTCGCGAACACGGAGCCGATGGTTGTCTGATTGAGATGGGAGAAGGACCTGTCACGATCGAAGATCTCTTGCCCTACGGTTTCGGTGCCAAAGATCTTGCTGAGGTTAAAGGCGCAATCAATATTTTGTAGTGCATGACGACATAAATTCGCCCGGAAACTCGCCTGACAGGCTCGAGCCGAGCACAGAAATGAAGGAGAAGGAATGGCTGAAAAGTTTGACATGGTGGATGTGATCCGCACTAAGCGAGAACACCATAAGCTAACAAAAGAAGAAATCGATTGGACGATCGACGCATACACGCGCGGTGTTGTGGGCGATGAGCAGATGGCCGCAATGGCGATGGCAATTTTCCTTAACGGCATGGACCGCGAAGAAATTGCGCAATGGACCACTGCAATGATCAATTCCGGTGAACGCATGGATTTCTCAGGTCTTGGTCGCGTTACCGCAGATAAGCACTCGACTGGGGGCGTGGGCGATAAAATTACGTTGCCGCTTGCACCTTTGGTTGCTGCTTTCGGAGTGGCAGTTCCACAGCTATCGGGCCGCGGTTTGGGCCACACGGGTGGTACCCTCGACAAACTTGAAGCAATTCCGGGTTGGCGTGCAGCGCTGTCCAACGATGATATTATGCATATCCTCGGACTTGAAGGGCCTGGAGCGGTAATTTGTGCTGCTGGCACTGGTTTAGCTCCAGCAGACAAGAAGCTGTATGCCTTGCGTGATATCACGGCCACTGTTGACTGCATCCCGTTGATCGCGTCGTCGATTATGTCCAAGAAGATCGCGGAGGGCACTCACTCTCTCGTTTTGGATGTCAAAGTCGGTTCCGGAGCATTCATGAAGGATATCGATAAGGCTCGCGAACTCGCTCGTACCATGGTTGATCTTGGCACCGACGCCGGCGTTGAGACCGTCGCACTCTTGACTGATATGTCAACTCCGCTTGGCCTGAAAATCGGAAACTCACTCGAAGTTGAAGAGTCTGTCGATGTGCTCGCAGGCGGCGGGCCAGCTGACGTCCGTGAGCTAACCATCGCCCTGGCACGAGAGATGCTTAACGCCGCCGGTAAGCCGGATGCTGACATTGAAGCCGCTCTTGACGATGGTCGTGCGATGGATGTGTGGCGCAAGATGATCGAAGCTCAAGGTGGCGATCCTGACGGTGCAATGCCTGTCGCGAAGGAATCGATGGATATCTATGCCGAGGAAGATGGCGTTTTGTCCAAGCTTGATGCGCTGTCGGTTGGAGTTGCCTCCTGGCGTCTGGGAGCCGGTCGCGCTTTCGCTGGCGAGAAGGTCCAACTCGCTGCAGGCATCGAACTGTTCGCCAAGCCGGGCGATCAAGTGAAGAAGGGCGACAAGCTCATGACACTCTTTACTGATGAGCCTGACCGTTTTGAGCGCGCCTTGCAATCGCTTGAGGGTGGAATCGAGATTGGCGGCACTATCGCCGATCACTCAGTCGTTCTTGACAGGATTGCAGCTCAGTGATCAACATCGGGTCATTCGTGTCGGCGCTTTCGCGTCCAGTGACCACAGCGGTGAGTTTTATGAAGCCGCAGGAGCTGGACGCGCGGGCGCTAGCCGCGTTGGAAACCTACGCAGCCTATGGGGAATCCCTGGAGGCTGGTGGGCATACACTCACCCAGACGACCGAGACAACTTGCGCCGCTATGGTACTGATGGTTGCTCGTGCATACTTACGAGCAGATCTGCGCGAACAACTTGAGGAACATCCCGGCTTCGCCAGTGAAATCGAAGACGAGTTGTACCACCAGCTACGACGGAAAGCCGTCGCAGGACGGTGGGAGTGGCCAAAAAAGCTTGGCACCCCTCCGTGGACGTTAGCCCGTGAACTCAGTCGTTTGGACAAAGCCACATACTTCTCGACGGCGGTGGATGACTCCTCCGAACGAGGATGGACTATTCTGCAGTGGGCAGCTCATGCAACGACGGTGGGACTTCCCGTACCACTCTATGCCGGTGGTGATATTGATCAGGGATTTGGAGCAATCGTGCCTCGACACGTTGTCCTCGCGATCCCCGGCAACCCGTTCACTCCGGATAACATTCCTCAATTGTCAATCTACGATCCGGCCTCGGGACTGGTACATGAAGTGCCACTGCCCCTCCTGGTTGATCGAACAACACCTGCTCCATTCCTGGGCAACTGGTCGCGCATTGTGTGGGCAGTTCTCCCAGATAAGATGAGCGATTAAACTGGTAAGAAACCTATCCAAAGGAGAAACATGGAACGCAGCGAACTTGCAAAGTACGTTGATCACACGATCCTTACGCCAGAAGCCACCACGGCTGATGTGCTCAAGCTGATCGAAGATGCGAAGGAACTGGGTACCTACTCGGTGTGTATTTCGCCTTCGATGCTTCCGCTTCCTGAAGAAGCTGATCTGGGCGATGTGAAGCTCTGTGTGGTTGTTGGATTCCCGTCGGGCGCAGTGGCCTCGGAAATCAAGGCCATGGAAGCAGCTCGTGCAGTTGCTGCCGGTGCAGATGAAGTCGATATGGTTGTCAATCTTGGCAACGTCAAGGAAGGCGACTGGGATGCAGTTGAGTACGACATTGCCGTTGTGCGTGACGCAATCCCATACGCAGTGCTCAAGGTCATCATCGAGTCGGCTGCACTGACCGATGAAGAAATTGTGAATGTGTGTGAGGCTGCCAAGGCTGTCGGTGCTGACTTCGTCAAGACCTCCACTGGCTTCCACAAAGCTGGTGGCGCGTCGGTTCACGCTGTTGAGCTGATGAAGAAGACCGTTGGTGATGAACTTCAGGTGAAGGCATCAGGCGGCATCCACGATGGAAAGTTTGCGCTCGAACTCATCGAAGCAGGCGCAACTCGTCTCGGACTATCGGGCACCCAAAAGGTTCTCGACACCATGTGATGATGAGGACAACTCATCTAGCTGGTGTTTAGTCAACTGGGGGTGAGCAATGCTCACCCCCAGTTCCTTTACTGCATGATAAAAACGTTTGGGGGTTGCGTCTGGTACACCAGACGCAACCCCCAAACGTTAGCTGTGATCAGTCGAGCTTGGTCATGGCCTCAACATCGGACTTGAAAGCTTCCATTCGCTCAGTGGCCTCAGCACGAGCAGAAGCAAGATCGCCGTCTACAGGGACAACTACTTCCAAGTAGCACTTGAGCTTCGGCTCGGTGCCCGACGGGCGTACCATGACGCGAGAGTTATTCTCAGTGAAGATACGCAAAGCATCGGTTCCAGGAAGTTCATCGGTACCTTGTGAGAGGTCTTCGATGGAGCGCACTGGGGAACCGCCGAGCTGAGTTGGTGGTTCCTTGCGCAGCTTCGCCATGGTTGCCGGGATGATCGAGAGATCAGAAACGCGGATCGTGACCGGGGTAGTGAGATAGACACCGTAGATCGTGTGGATTCGGTCAAGCTCGTCAGCCAGATCCTTTCCTTGAGACTTGAGTGTCGCTGCCAGGTTTGCCAGCGTAACACCAGCAGACAGGCCATCTTTGTCACGTACGTGGTTCGGATCAACACAGAAACCGATTGCTTCTTCGTATCCGAAGGTGATCTTGTGAGTGCGTGCGATCCACTTGAAACCGGTCAAAGTGGACTGATAGTGGAGACCGTGTCCCTCAGCAATCTTTCCGAGCAACTGTGAGGAGACGATCGACGAAGCCAGTGCGACATCTTTACCTTCATCACGGGTCGCAATGTACTCACCAAGCAATGAGCCAATTTCATCGCCTGAAAGCTGATGCCATTCGCCGTTAATCTTCGTTGCCAGAGAAGCGCGATCAGCATCTGGATCAGAGGCGATGACGAGGTCGGCATCGTTCTTCTTTGCCAAAGCAATGGCAAGGTCCAAAGCGCCCTTTTCTTCTGGGTTCGGGAACGACACAGTGGGGAAATCGGGGTCCGGCTGTGCCTGTTCGGGAACCATCTCGTAGTCTGTGAAACCAGCACCATCGAGGACTCGCTTCATGATTTCTCCGCCCACGCCGTGCATCGGCGTGTAAACGATGCGAAGATCACGCGGTCCATCTGCCGGAACAACAGAAATTGCTTGGGCAACGTAGGCATCAATGACATCTTCGCCGATGGTTTCCCAACCGCTGTCAGCAAGTTCGATTTCATCGGCGCGGGGAGCAGCGGCGATCTCAGCGGCGATGCCAGCATCGATCGGTGGGACGATCTGAACGCCACGTCCGTCTTCTTCAACCGCGCGGGCCCCAACGTACACCTTGTAACCGTTGTCTTGTGCGGGATTATGCGATGCCGTAACCATCACGCCGGCGTCGGCGCCAAGATGACGCACAGCAAAAGCCAGAAGCGGGGTTGGCAGGTGGCGTGGCATGATCATTGCGCGCGAGCCCATAGCAGTGACGATTGCTGCGGTATCGGCCGCAAACTCGTCGGAGTGGTAACGCGCGTCAAAACCGATCACAACAAGTGCATCCTTACCCACAGTTTTGTGGAGCCAGGACGTCAGGCCGTACGCAGCGCGGCGCACGACTGCACGGTTCATACGGTTTGGTCCCGCAGCCATTGCACCACGCAAGCCTGCTGTGCCAAATTGCAATGAGCCGGCAAAGCGATCGGTCAATTCGGCCTGCGCAGCTTCATCGCCGCCTTCAGCCTTTTCAAGCAAGGCAGTGAGCTCAGCTTGCGTCTCTTCCGACGGATCGTGGTTGATCCAGTCCTGAACTGTTTCTGCGTTGTACATTATTCCTACTTTCCCTCGATTGCCTCGATGATGTCTGCCAAGAGGCGTGAGATGCGGGGCCCTGCATTGCGCCCTGCTTCGAGAACTTCTTCATGGTTGAGGTTGCCAGGAGCGAACCCGGCAGCATGATTGGTGACAAGCGAGATCCCCAAGATTTCCATCCCTGCTTCACGAGCGGCGATTGCCTCGAGTGCAGTGGACATGCCGACGAGGTCGCCTCCGAGGATACGAGCCATCTTCACTTCTGCAGGTGTCTCGTAGTGAGGTCCGGGGAACTGAGTGTAGACACCTTCAGGTAGCGCGGAATCGATAGTGTGTGCGACGTCACGCAGACGCTGTGAATACAAATCTGTGAGATCGACGAAATTTGCGCCTTCGATGGGAGAGGTCGCGGTGAGGTTGAGGTGATCCCTGATCAGTACCGCGGTGCCCGGCCCCCACTCAGGAACGGTCGATCCGCATCCATTGGTGAGGATACAGATTTTTGCACCAGCTGCAGCGGCTGTTCGTACACCATGCGCGACAGCAGCCACGCCTTTACCTTCGTAGTAGTGTGTGCGGGCGCCGAGAACGAGCGCGTGGCGCCCGTCTTTGAGACGGATCGAGGTGATCTTTCCTCCATGGCCCACAACAGAGGGGGCGGAGAATCCCGGAATTTCTTGAGCATCAATTTCTTCAACAACCTCTCCAATGAGGTCTGCTGCGCCGCCCCAGCCGGAACCGAGTGTCAGCGCGATATCGTGCTGCTCAACCCCGGTTCGTTCTGCGATGACGGCTGCGGCTTGGGCCGCGAGTTCCAAAGCGTTAACCATACACATAATCTTAACCCTCATTCCGCGTAAAAGCACGATTCTGAGGGATTTTTATAGCGCAAAATTGACAACATTGTATACGGCGTGACTGCGCGTATGCGCACCGATACTTGGGATGTACACATCCTTGAGCTACGTGTACCAACCTTTCCATAAATGGGAGAGCCATGAACTCATGGCATAAACACGCCCATTCAGCTCGCTCGTCAACGATGTTTACCCGTTATTTGCCTACAGCGACTAGCGTAGTGTCCATGACATTTGACAATTACCAACGCGGCCCGCTGACACTGCGTGGCGAAATGATTCCCAACACCACTGCCGATGCGCGTCTTTTGGCGAATAGTTCCGACGCTGATTTCATTCATTCCGATGCATGGCGAGTGTTGCGTATCCAATCAGAGTTCGTTGAAGGCTTTGGTGCGTTAGCCGAAGTCGGGCCTGCAGTTTCCGTTTTCGGGTCAGCGCGCACCGACGTCGATAGTCCGTATTATTCCATTGCCCGTGAGGTCGGCAAAAGTCTCGCTTCAGAGGGCTTTGCTGTCATCACTGGTGGCGGTCCAGGCGCGATGGAAGCCGCGAATGCTGGAGCAAAGGAAGCTGGCGGCACATCGGTTGGCTTGGGAATTGAGCTCCCCTTTGAACAAGGTCTCAATGAGTACGTTGACCTCGGTGTGAACTTCCGATATTTCTTCGTGCGAAAGATGATGTTCGTGAAATATTCGCTCGGTTTCGTCGTATGCCCAGGCGGATTCGGCACGATGGACGAGCTATTTGAAGCGTTGACGTTGGTCCAGACCCGTAAAGCAACACAGTTTCCGATTGTGCTGGTTGGCAACGAATATTGGAGCGGTCTGTTTGACTGGGTCAAGAACACAATGCTTGCACAGGGCAACATTAATGCCGAGGATCTTGAACGAGTCACCATTGTTGATACGGCGAAGGATGCGGTTCTCGCGATTAAGCGCGGTGTCCATGATCTCGCGGAGGCAAAGCGCGCGTCTCTATGAGCATAAACGCCACAGAATGACACTTGAGACAGCTAACATAGAGATGTGAGGGAAGGAGATCACATGGCAGCAATGAAGCCGCGAACCGGTGATGGACCACTGGAAGTAGAAAAGAATCCTCACGGATACATTCTCCGCCTTCCGCTCGAGGGTGGTGGGAGAATGGCACTTCAGATGACGGCTGAAGAGTTAGAAGAACTTCGTCACGTCATCTCTGAAGGTCTTACAGATTAAAGAGACTGGGACGCGTTCGTCCCAGTCTCTTTGGCTATCGCCGACGTTGGTGGTGAGGTAGCAGCAGTGATCCGTTCTTCGGTCTTACGACGTCGGTGGTTCAGGTGCCTGCAGATGGCTCTGGTTACTTTTTGACGGCGATGATGAGACCATCGCCAACAGGAAGGAGTGAGGTCATCAGCGCCTGCGATTCGAGAAGGTCAGCACCGAGATTGCGCAATGCCACGGTTCGTTCGTCACGTCGTGCCGGATCGGCAACGCGATCAGCATAGAGGGCGTGCGCAACAACCAACAATCCGCCTGGGCGGAGCATACGGATAGCTTCGGTCACATCACCTTCTGCTTCGAGAGGCTCGCCATCGACGACGACCATATCGTAAGAGCGATCAGCTAAGCGGGGAAGGAGATCGGCGGACCTTCCGTTGATCACGCGATAACGCGGAGAAGCAAAACGAGCAGCAGCGAAAAACTCGCGTGCGCGCGATTGAGCCTCGGTGTCGGTGTCGATTGTGGTGAGTTTGGAGTGAGAAGAAGCTTCCAGCAGGAATAAACCAGAAACGCCAGCTCCGGTTCCGATCTCAGCGATGGTTTTTGCATTTGATGCCAAAGTGCGCAAGAGCGCGCCGGTGGCCGGGCTGATCGGCTCGATTCCAAGCTCTTCGGATACGCCACGTGCACGTTTGACGATTTCGCTCTGATAAGCATTTTCCTCAGCGTATGCCCATGACGCAGTCTTATTCGACATTGATCCTCCCGGTTAGATATCACCATGCTACATGGCACGCGCGGGGATCGCTGTCTGACCAGCGATCCCCGCGCAAAAATGCCTGTTTTACAGCGGGGAAACTCCCAGTTGAACACCTGCAAGGCTACGAGCGCGTTGTGCGAGAATTGACGCAGCTGCTCGAAGTTCTCGCTGAGCAGCCGATTCTCCATCAGCACCGGCATAAGGAGTACCCGCATCGCCGCCTTCGCGCACTTTCTGTTCCAGAGGCACTTGAGCGAGGAGAGGAACATCGTACCCGAGGACATCCTTGAGGCGCTTCGCCACTGCTTCGCCCCCGCCAGATCCAAAGATTTCCATCCGATTTCCGCCCATTTCCAGGTAGGACATATTTTCGATTACACCGACCACACGCTGCTTGGTCTGTGCAGCCATCATTCCCGATCGCTCGGCTACCTCTGCAGCGGCCACCTGCGGAGTAGTGACCAGGACAATTTGTGCATTGGGGATCAGCTGAGCAAGAGAGAGAGCAACGTCACCAGTCCCCGGAGGAAGATCAATCAACAAAACATCCAGATCCCCCCAGTACACATCGGCAAGGAACTGCTCCAATGCGCGATGGAGCATGGGGCCGCGCCAGACAATTGGCTGATTTTCGTCAATGAACATCCCGATCGACATCACCTTGATGTCGCCCGAAACCGGAGGAATG encodes:
- a CDS encoding ABC transporter ATP-binding protein, coding for MKLELRGITKRFGSLVANDSINLEIGEGRIHALLGENGAGKSTLMNVLYGLYEPDGGEILIDDQPVTFNGPGDAVAAGIGMVHQHFMLVPVFTVAESIALGYEPTKSAGIIDQKATAQKVKEVSARFGFNLNPDSLIEELPVGAQQRVEIVKALSRDAKVLILDEPTAVLTPQETDELMAIMRQLADAGTSIVFITHKLREVRAVADDITVIRRGKVVGKADPKSSESDLATMMVGRPVMMKVDKKPANLGPEALKFEDVTYIDSVGTHVLDHVSFGLHRGEVLAIAGVQGNGQTELAESVLGLIHPDAGSITLEGKELHGKNPREILEAGVGFVPEDRMKDGMIASFSIAENLVLDQYRDAPFGSGLSIKPNVILKNAEEKRDEYDIRLTAITDPISTLSGGNQQKVVVAREMSRDLDLLVVNQPTRGVDVGSIEFIHQRVVEVRDSGVPVLLISSELDEIEALADRIAVMYRGKIIGIVPAGTSRDALGLMMAGVPQEEALAQVRGGEN
- a CDS encoding ABC transporter permease yields the protein MSRKEIQPAKPGFGVWLKAFLHTAPRSGLLVGLLAVLIAFVIGALLILLSGESPIAAYQAMFRGAIFNYNAANIERALFKPVGDTLMYATPLILAGLGLGIGFRAGLFNIGGTGQLVFGALAAIWVGFNYHLPPYLHTLICLLVAAVAGGLYAGIAGVLKAKTGANEVIVTIMLNSISGLALSYILLQKAWQRPGTGEPRTPVAERSAAFDTLIPGANLHTGILVALLAVVVYWWLLSRSKIGFEIRAVGANANAARTAGMSTGRTIIITMVLSGVFVGLAGANEALGTLGYVDQNIAGTVGFDAITVALLGQSTPLGVLFSGILFGAFKAGGYTMQASAHVPIDMILILQSAIVLLIAAPALVRFLFRLPKPDKMSMREYVRIATTGGTATFVDEKGKVEVVANVEDPGEVADAIGGSTEIDESSADSKENAR
- a CDS encoding ABC transporter permease; the protein is MSAVTTHSQENTEVLKKASWKLPITFGLATLLLIAMAVNASGVSRVRLAGPGQSYKIADWHVNAPLYLWVFVVIALAATAYAVWANIRHNATGFEPSGRATALSSIAVGFVTVFGFLLFAAAGSSGAITLTSALVSTVAISTPLIFGSLSGVLSEHAGVVNIAIEGDLLIGAFTGILVASYFHSAWLGLIAAPLAGAFLGCLLALISVKYGVDQIITGVVLNVLALGLTSFFAGSLMSGENQAIFNTNKYTLHPIKIPGLAEIPVLGPALFNQTIIVYVMYVVVIVLTIMLYRSRWGLRLRAVGEHPKAADTVGIKVNRTRARNAILASGIAGFGGAFFTLGSGLAFTENISAGNGYIALAAMILGKWHPLGALAASLMFGFATSVAQMMPNLNNAIPSSLLNMIPYAITIIAVAGFVGKSRPPAAENIPYLK
- a CDS encoding cytidine deaminase, coding for MMEVNWEKLRELAVAASKRAYAPYSGYPVGVAGVTTDGRYYSGCNVENASTGLGLCAECGMVSALTLDGGGQLAAVLCVNGNEDVIGPCGRCRQLIREHGADGCLIEMGEGPVTIEDLLPYGFGAKDLAEVKGAINIL
- a CDS encoding thymidine phosphorylase — encoded protein: MAEKFDMVDVIRTKREHHKLTKEEIDWTIDAYTRGVVGDEQMAAMAMAIFLNGMDREEIAQWTTAMINSGERMDFSGLGRVTADKHSTGGVGDKITLPLAPLVAAFGVAVPQLSGRGLGHTGGTLDKLEAIPGWRAALSNDDIMHILGLEGPGAVICAAGTGLAPADKKLYALRDITATVDCIPLIASSIMSKKIAEGTHSLVLDVKVGSGAFMKDIDKARELARTMVDLGTDAGVETVALLTDMSTPLGLKIGNSLEVEESVDVLAGGGPADVRELTIALAREMLNAAGKPDADIEAALDDGRAMDVWRKMIEAQGGDPDGAMPVAKESMDIYAEEDGVLSKLDALSVGVASWRLGAGRAFAGEKVQLAAGIELFAKPGDQVKKGDKLMTLFTDEPDRFERALQSLEGGIEIGGTIADHSVVLDRIAAQ
- the deoC gene encoding deoxyribose-phosphate aldolase; this encodes MERSELAKYVDHTILTPEATTADVLKLIEDAKELGTYSVCISPSMLPLPEEADLGDVKLCVVVGFPSGAVASEIKAMEAARAVAAGADEVDMVVNLGNVKEGDWDAVEYDIAVVRDAIPYAVLKVIIESAALTDEEIVNVCEAAKAVGADFVKTSTGFHKAGGASVHAVELMKKTVGDELQVKASGGIHDGKFALELIEAGATRLGLSGTQKVLDTM
- a CDS encoding phospho-sugar mutase; the protein is MYNAETVQDWINHDPSEETQAELTALLEKAEGGDEAAQAELTDRFAGSLQFGTAGLRGAMAAGPNRMNRAVVRRAAYGLTSWLHKTVGKDALVVIGFDARYHSDEFAADTAAIVTAMGSRAMIMPRHLPTPLLAFAVRHLGADAGVMVTASHNPAQDNGYKVYVGARAVEEDGRGVQIVPPIDAGIAAEIAAAPRADEIELADSGWETIGEDVIDAYVAQAISVVPADGPRDLRIVYTPMHGVGGEIMKRVLDGAGFTDYEMVPEQAQPDPDFPTVSFPNPEEKGALDLAIALAKKNDADLVIASDPDADRASLATKINGEWHQLSGDEIGSLLGEYIATRDEGKDVALASSIVSSQLLGKIAEGHGLHYQSTLTGFKWIARTHKITFGYEEAIGFCVDPNHVRDKDGLSAGVTLANLAATLKSQGKDLADELDRIHTIYGVYLTTPVTIRVSDLSIIPATMAKLRKEPPTQLGGSPVRSIEDLSQGTDELPGTDALRIFTENNSRVMVRPSGTEPKLKCYLEVVVPVDGDLASARAEATERMEAFKSDVEAMTKLD
- a CDS encoding purine-nucleoside phosphorylase; the protein is MVNALELAAQAAAVIAERTGVEQHDIALTLGSGWGGAADLIGEVVEEIDAQEIPGFSAPSVVGHGGKITSIRLKDGRHALVLGARTHYYEGKGVAAVAHGVRTAAAAGAKICILTNGCGSTVPEWGPGTAVLIRDHLNLTATSPIEGANFVDLTDLYSQRLRDVAHTIDSALPEGVYTQFPGPHYETPAEVKMARILGGDLVGMSTALEAIAAREAGMEILGISLVTNHAAGFAPGNLNHEEVLEAGRNAGPRISRLLADIIEAIEGK